One Elaeis guineensis isolate ETL-2024a chromosome 10, EG11, whole genome shotgun sequence genomic window carries:
- the LOC105052157 gene encoding uncharacterized protein isoform X1: MYGRRASQLLRELACSETGQLTAFNSDAFDQVIKECNEHNLQLQSLIRKIEDENLDIQTTRNEDHFGAVIHHLSLIRNKRCLMAYMYNRAETIQSLRWKVGPVLPQEIQEKLNYSEEECFKNHSAAIQSYMSELDLDLTVDMVPPKDPYIRVRVLDDIGEVCLGDHSISLTKHSLHFLRRTDAEPFISQGMMEEFLE; encoded by the exons ATGTATGGGAGACGAGCATCCCAGCTACTGCGAGAATTAGCATGCTCTGAAACTGGACAGCTCACAGCTTTCAAT AGTGATGCATTTGATCAAGTCATTAAAGAATGTAATGAGCACAACCTGCAACTTCAGTCCTTGATCAG GAAAATTGAGGATGAGAACTTGGATATACAAACAACAAGAAATGAGGATCATTTTGGTGCGGTCATACATCATCTTTCCTTGATCCGCAACAAACGTTGTCTCATGGCTTACAT GTATAACCGAGCAGAAACCATTCAGAGCTTGAGATGGAAAGTGGGCCCTGTACTTCCCCAGGAAATTCAGGAAAAGCTCAATTATTCAGAAGAAGAGTGCTTTAAAAATCATTCTGCGGCGATACAGTCCTACATGTCGGAGTTGGATCTTGATTTGACTGTG GATATGGTTCCTCCAAAGGATCCTTACATCCGTGTTAGGGTACTTGATGACATTGGAGAAGTGTGTCTTGGGGATCATTCGATATCTCTCACTAAACACTCGCTGCATTTCCTTCGGCGCACTGATGCTGAACCATTTATCTCACAG GGCATGATGGAAGAGTTTTTGGAGTAG
- the LOC105052157 gene encoding uncharacterized protein isoform X2, whose amino-acid sequence MKIEDENLDIQTTRNEDHFGAVIHHLSLIRNKRCLMAYMYNRAETIQSLRWKVGPVLPQEIQEKLNYSEEECFKNHSAAIQSYMSELDLDLTVDMVPPKDPYIRVRVLDDIGEVCLGDHSISLTKHSLHFLRRTDAEPFISQGMMEEFLE is encoded by the exons AT GAAAATTGAGGATGAGAACTTGGATATACAAACAACAAGAAATGAGGATCATTTTGGTGCGGTCATACATCATCTTTCCTTGATCCGCAACAAACGTTGTCTCATGGCTTACAT GTATAACCGAGCAGAAACCATTCAGAGCTTGAGATGGAAAGTGGGCCCTGTACTTCCCCAGGAAATTCAGGAAAAGCTCAATTATTCAGAAGAAGAGTGCTTTAAAAATCATTCTGCGGCGATACAGTCCTACATGTCGGAGTTGGATCTTGATTTGACTGTG GATATGGTTCCTCCAAAGGATCCTTACATCCGTGTTAGGGTACTTGATGACATTGGAGAAGTGTGTCTTGGGGATCATTCGATATCTCTCACTAAACACTCGCTGCATTTCCTTCGGCGCACTGATGCTGAACCATTTATCTCACAG GGCATGATGGAAGAGTTTTTGGAGTAG